From the Brevibacillus choshinensis genome, one window contains:
- a CDS encoding MurR/RpiR family transcriptional regulator has protein sequence MQEQMTFENLVKEKYNGLSAAQRKVAAHLVQHLDQAAFNTVVQIAREAEVSETTVIRLSYALGFSGFTEMQGKIQQQIVQGTSSAQQPNRRPNPITTAGEENLFRQTLENEIAIMQHNLTLLNEAEMWSAVDILTKADNILIIGHRGSHAAANWLSFVLGMARENVHLCPAGGNSYEKLFSMNENSAVIVISFPRYSKESYKIAEAAKMLGSKLIAVTDRLLSPVGRISDIALISELNVDINTGNNSMAAVHSILHILSLGIMARNRDVMQARQERMEQVYSSQDVFIE, from the coding sequence ATGCAGGAGCAAATGACATTTGAGAATCTAGTAAAAGAAAAATATAATGGCCTATCCGCTGCGCAGAGGAAAGTAGCCGCACATCTTGTGCAGCATTTGGATCAAGCGGCTTTCAACACGGTCGTACAGATTGCCCGAGAAGCAGAAGTGAGCGAAACGACTGTGATTCGCTTGTCTTATGCACTTGGTTTTAGTGGCTTTACTGAAATGCAGGGGAAAATCCAGCAGCAAATCGTGCAAGGAACTTCATCTGCTCAGCAGCCAAATCGCAGGCCGAATCCAATCACGACGGCAGGAGAAGAAAATCTGTTCAGACAGACGCTGGAAAATGAGATTGCGATTATGCAGCACAATCTCACTCTATTAAACGAGGCAGAAATGTGGAGTGCCGTCGACATATTGACGAAGGCAGACAACATTCTCATCATCGGGCACCGTGGCTCACATGCAGCGGCAAACTGGCTGTCATTTGTGCTGGGAATGGCGCGGGAGAACGTGCATTTATGCCCTGCAGGTGGGAATTCATATGAGAAGCTATTTAGCATGAATGAAAATTCCGCAGTTATCGTCATTTCCTTTCCGCGATATTCCAAAGAGTCCTACAAAATTGCCGAAGCAGCCAAAATGCTGGGCAGCAAGCTGATTGCCGTCACGGATCGCCTACTGTCGCCAGTCGGTCGCATCAGTGACATCGCGTTGATTTCTGAATTAAATGTAGACATCAATACCGGAAACAACTCCATGGCTGCGGTACATAGTATTTTGCATATACTGAGCCTTGGTATTATGGCGAGGAATCGAGATGTTATGCAAGCGCGCCAAGAGCGTATGGAACAGGTTTATAGCAGTCAGGACGTTTTTATTGAATAG
- a CDS encoding SDR family NAD(P)-dependent oxidoreductase — MQTDNDVFRLQRKVAVVTGAASGIGLATAERLAEFGVHIMLLDINETLGEKAAANIEAAGGKARFYRCNVSSQSDCERVVAQIAETFGRIDILFNNAGVIRRQTVVELEEQDWDLVMDVSLKGAYLLSKYVIPVMARGGGGSIINTGSGWGLKGGDKAAAYCAAKAGVVNLTRAMAIDHGKENIRVNCVSPGDTDTPLLRDEARQLQQEESSFLRASAAGRPLERLGSPRDIANAVLFLASDLSAWVTGSVLVVDGGGLA; from the coding sequence ATGCAAACAGACAATGATGTGTTTCGGTTACAAAGAAAAGTAGCGGTAGTAACGGGGGCTGCTTCAGGGATCGGTCTCGCGACAGCAGAACGGTTAGCTGAATTCGGGGTACATATCATGCTGCTCGATATCAATGAGACACTCGGCGAGAAAGCAGCCGCCAATATCGAAGCGGCAGGAGGAAAGGCGAGATTCTACAGGTGCAATGTCAGCTCTCAGAGTGATTGTGAGCGTGTTGTAGCCCAGATTGCTGAAACATTTGGACGCATTGATATTTTGTTTAACAATGCGGGGGTCATTCGTCGCCAAACGGTTGTGGAGTTGGAGGAACAGGATTGGGATTTGGTGATGGACGTTTCCCTGAAAGGAGCTTATCTCCTCTCCAAATACGTCATTCCTGTCATGGCGAGAGGAGGAGGGGGAAGCATTATCAACACGGGATCTGGCTGGGGATTGAAAGGCGGAGACAAGGCGGCAGCCTACTGTGCGGCAAAAGCAGGTGTTGTCAATCTGACACGTGCCATGGCGATTGACCATGGAAAGGAAAATATTCGTGTCAACTGTGTCTCTCCAGGTGATACCGACACTCCCTTGCTGCGGGATGAAGCTCGTCAATTACAGCAAGAGGAAAGCTCCTTTTTACGAGCATCAGCAGCTGGACGGCCACTGGAGCGATTGGGATCTCCCCGCGATATTGCCAATGCCGTTCTGTTCCTGGCGAGTGATCTGTCGGCATGGGTGACTGGATCGGTACTGGTAGTGGATGGCGGAGGTTTAGCGTAA
- a CDS encoding sigma-54 interaction domain-containing protein, with amino-acid sequence MHSLEVFKPSIEKIITSISHIFDVDAAVIDQDGKLVVSTHRYLKHKGQSVHVPSIEEVLTNGRYLVDKPGYMDTCSGCRFNTHCPAKMEVLNCINLEDHPIGVVALTSFTKEGQNRLSKRLDKYQQILQEVTEIIVTIVKQERQITRPVAIPVRLPSYNSLKGTSQVIVELKHKIDKIKDSSSTVLITGETGTGKGHLAKAIHETSNRATFPFVAVNCASIPENLFESELFGYEDGAFTGAKKGGKPGKFELAEGGTLFLDEIGDMPMQMQPKLLQVLQESTIERIGATRSIPTNVRIIAATNHNLEELVAQKKFRADLYYRLHVIPLTVPPLRERESDIEELAFAFLQKGRMKAGRDIFGFSSETIAVLQTYTWPGNVRELENVVEYALHMETKDEITVLSLPDRLLKHKVNHEQAMKTTLTDVQAETIRAALNKHGYDGKGKTEAAKELGIGIRTLYRKLNLHGIKEPKP; translated from the coding sequence ATGCATTCACTTGAGGTATTCAAGCCATCCATTGAAAAAATCATCACCAGCATCTCTCATATTTTTGATGTTGACGCAGCAGTGATTGACCAAGATGGAAAGCTAGTCGTCAGCACTCATCGGTACTTAAAGCATAAAGGTCAAAGTGTGCACGTGCCTTCCATTGAAGAAGTGCTCACAAATGGGCGATATCTCGTGGACAAACCGGGTTATATGGATACTTGTTCAGGCTGCCGTTTTAATACTCACTGCCCGGCGAAAATGGAGGTACTAAACTGTATCAACCTGGAAGACCACCCCATTGGTGTCGTGGCGCTCACCTCCTTTACAAAAGAAGGGCAAAATCGACTCTCAAAACGATTGGATAAGTATCAACAAATTCTTCAAGAAGTGACCGAAATCATTGTCACGATTGTCAAACAGGAGAGACAAATAACCCGACCTGTTGCCATCCCTGTTCGGCTCCCCTCTTATAACTCGTTGAAAGGAACGAGTCAGGTCATCGTCGAGCTCAAACACAAGATCGATAAAATCAAAGACAGCTCTTCCACCGTACTGATTACAGGTGAAACCGGGACAGGAAAAGGACATCTAGCCAAAGCCATTCACGAAACAAGCAATCGGGCCACTTTTCCTTTTGTCGCTGTAAATTGTGCCAGCATACCTGAAAACCTGTTTGAAAGTGAACTGTTTGGGTATGAAGATGGGGCCTTTACCGGTGCGAAAAAAGGGGGCAAGCCTGGCAAATTTGAATTAGCAGAAGGAGGGACGCTCTTTCTCGATGAGATTGGGGATATGCCTATGCAGATGCAGCCGAAGCTGCTGCAAGTATTACAGGAATCAACTATTGAAAGAATAGGCGCAACAAGATCAATACCGACCAATGTGCGGATCATCGCTGCAACCAACCACAATCTTGAAGAGTTGGTCGCACAGAAAAAATTTAGGGCTGATCTCTACTATCGTTTGCATGTTATACCGTTAACCGTTCCCCCTTTGCGAGAGCGAGAAAGTGACATCGAAGAGCTGGCCTTTGCTTTTTTACAAAAAGGAAGAATGAAAGCAGGCAGAGACATCTTCGGTTTTTCATCGGAAACGATCGCCGTACTGCAAACGTACACATGGCCGGGAAACGTCCGTGAGCTTGAAAATGTAGTGGAATACGCACTGCATATGGAGACAAAAGATGAGATTACTGTGCTCAGCCTTCCGGATCGACTGTTGAAGCACAAAGTCAATCATGAACAAGCGATGAAAACAACACTGACGGATGTTCAAGCGGAAACGATTCGAGCTGCTTTGAACAAGCATGGGTACGATGGTAAGGGCAAAACAGAGGCAGCAAAAGAACTTGGTATAGGCATTCGGACTTTGTATAGAAAACTGAATTTACACGGTATTAAAGAACCTAAACCGTAA